In the genome of Columba livia isolate bColLiv1 breed racing homer chromosome 10, bColLiv1.pat.W.v2, whole genome shotgun sequence, one region contains:
- the IP6K1 gene encoding inositol hexakisphosphate kinase 1 isoform X2 translates to MCVCQTMEVGKYGKNATRSGDRGVLLEPFIHQVGGHSSMMRYDDHTVCKPLITREQRFYESLPPEMKEFTPEYKGVVSVCFEGDSDGYINLVAYPYVENEALEQDDMPERDQPRRKHSRRSLHRSSSGTEHKEEKPGLASDGSESIQETKSPRVDLHIHSDVPFQMLDGNSGLSSEKISYNPWSLRCHKQQLSRMRSESKDRKLYKFLLLENVVHHFMLPCVLDLKMGTRQHGDDASEEKAARQMKKCEQSTSATLGVRVCGMQVYQLNTGHYLCRNKYYGRGLSIEGFRNALYQYLHNGIELRKDLFEPILAKLRSLKAVLERQASYRFYSSSLLIIYDGKDSRAGMFVERRPEMRLKRVESSLPESLQDGGGTEPGSSAQPKVDVRMIDFAHSTFKGFRDDPTVHDGPDVGYVFGLESLINIMEQMREENQ, encoded by the exons ATGTGTGTTTGTCAAACCATGGAAGTGGGCAAGTATGGCAAGAATGCCACTCGATCCGGAGACCGGGGGGTCCTGCTGGAGCCTTTCATTCACCAGGTGGGCGGCCACAGCAGCATGATGCGCTACGACGACCACACTGTCTGCAAGCCCCTCATCACCAGGGAGCAGCGCTTCTATGAGTCTCTGCCCCCAGAAATGAAGGAGTTCACGCCCGAGTACAAAG GGGTGGTGTCCGTCTGTTTTGAGGGAGACAGCGATGGCTACATTAACCTGGTGGCCTATCCCTACGTGGAGAACGAGGCTCTGGAGCAGGATGACATGCCGGAGAGGGACCAGCCACGACGCAAGCACTCGCGTCGGAGCCTTCACAGATCAAGCAGCGGCACTGAGCACAAGGAGGAAAAGCCTGGCCTGGCCAGCGACGGCTCTGAAAG CATCCAGGAAACGAAGAGTCCCAGGGTGGACTTGCACATCCATTCGGATGTTCCATTTCAGATGTTGGATGGGAACAGCGGTCTGAGCTCTGAGAAGATCAGCTATAACCCCTGGAGCCTGCGCTGtcacaagcagcagctgagccgCATGCGGTCAGAGTCCAAGGACCGAAAACTCTACA AGTTCCTTTTGCTGGAGAACGTGGTGCACCACTTCATGCTTCCCTGTGTGCTTGATCTGAAGATGGGGACCAGGCAGCACGGAGATGATGCATCTGAGGAGAAGGCTGCTCGGCAGATGAAGAAGTGTGAGCAGAGCACGTCCGCCACCTTgggtgtgcgtgtgtgtggGATGCAG GTCTATCAGCTGAACACAGGGCATTACTTATGCAGGAATAAATACTATGGACGTGGTCTTTCCATTGAGGGCTTCCGCAATGCCCTCTACCAGTATCTCCACAATGGCATTGAGCTGCGCAAGGACCTCTTTGAGCCTATCCTTGCCAAACTGCGAAGCCTGAAGGCGGTTTTGGAGAGACAGGCCTCCTACCGCTTCTACTCCAGCTCCCTCCTCATCATTTACGACGGGAAGGACAGCAGGGCAGGGATGTTTGTGGAGCGCCGGCCGGAGATGCGCCTGAAACGGGTGGAGAGCTCTCTCCCGGAGAGCCTTCAGGATGGCGGCGGCACGGAGCCCGGCTCCTCGGCCCAGCCCAAGGTGGACGTGCGTATGATTGACTTTGCACACAGCACGTTCAAAGGCTTTCGCGATGACCCCACTGTGCACGACGGACCCGATGTGGGTTATGTATTTGGGCTGGAAAGCCTCATCAACATCATGGAACAGATGCGTGAGGAAAACCAGTAG
- the IP6K1 gene encoding inositol hexakisphosphate kinase 1 isoform X1, translated as MCVCQTMEVGKYGKNATRSGDRGVLLEPFIHQVGGHSSMMRYDDHTVCKPLITREQRFYESLPPEMKEFTPEYKGVVSVCFEGDSDGYINLVAYPYVENEALEQDDMPERDQPRRKHSRRSLHRSSSGTEHKEEKPGLASDGSESSIQETKSPRVDLHIHSDVPFQMLDGNSGLSSEKISYNPWSLRCHKQQLSRMRSESKDRKLYKFLLLENVVHHFMLPCVLDLKMGTRQHGDDASEEKAARQMKKCEQSTSATLGVRVCGMQVYQLNTGHYLCRNKYYGRGLSIEGFRNALYQYLHNGIELRKDLFEPILAKLRSLKAVLERQASYRFYSSSLLIIYDGKDSRAGMFVERRPEMRLKRVESSLPESLQDGGGTEPGSSAQPKVDVRMIDFAHSTFKGFRDDPTVHDGPDVGYVFGLESLINIMEQMREENQ; from the exons ATGTGTGTTTGTCAAACCATGGAAGTGGGCAAGTATGGCAAGAATGCCACTCGATCCGGAGACCGGGGGGTCCTGCTGGAGCCTTTCATTCACCAGGTGGGCGGCCACAGCAGCATGATGCGCTACGACGACCACACTGTCTGCAAGCCCCTCATCACCAGGGAGCAGCGCTTCTATGAGTCTCTGCCCCCAGAAATGAAGGAGTTCACGCCCGAGTACAAAG GGGTGGTGTCCGTCTGTTTTGAGGGAGACAGCGATGGCTACATTAACCTGGTGGCCTATCCCTACGTGGAGAACGAGGCTCTGGAGCAGGATGACATGCCGGAGAGGGACCAGCCACGACGCAAGCACTCGCGTCGGAGCCTTCACAGATCAAGCAGCGGCACTGAGCACAAGGAGGAAAAGCCTGGCCTGGCCAGCGACGGCTCTGAAAG CAGCATCCAGGAAACGAAGAGTCCCAGGGTGGACTTGCACATCCATTCGGATGTTCCATTTCAGATGTTGGATGGGAACAGCGGTCTGAGCTCTGAGAAGATCAGCTATAACCCCTGGAGCCTGCGCTGtcacaagcagcagctgagccgCATGCGGTCAGAGTCCAAGGACCGAAAACTCTACA AGTTCCTTTTGCTGGAGAACGTGGTGCACCACTTCATGCTTCCCTGTGTGCTTGATCTGAAGATGGGGACCAGGCAGCACGGAGATGATGCATCTGAGGAGAAGGCTGCTCGGCAGATGAAGAAGTGTGAGCAGAGCACGTCCGCCACCTTgggtgtgcgtgtgtgtggGATGCAG GTCTATCAGCTGAACACAGGGCATTACTTATGCAGGAATAAATACTATGGACGTGGTCTTTCCATTGAGGGCTTCCGCAATGCCCTCTACCAGTATCTCCACAATGGCATTGAGCTGCGCAAGGACCTCTTTGAGCCTATCCTTGCCAAACTGCGAAGCCTGAAGGCGGTTTTGGAGAGACAGGCCTCCTACCGCTTCTACTCCAGCTCCCTCCTCATCATTTACGACGGGAAGGACAGCAGGGCAGGGATGTTTGTGGAGCGCCGGCCGGAGATGCGCCTGAAACGGGTGGAGAGCTCTCTCCCGGAGAGCCTTCAGGATGGCGGCGGCACGGAGCCCGGCTCCTCGGCCCAGCCCAAGGTGGACGTGCGTATGATTGACTTTGCACACAGCACGTTCAAAGGCTTTCGCGATGACCCCACTGTGCACGACGGACCCGATGTGGGTTATGTATTTGGGCTGGAAAGCCTCATCAACATCATGGAACAGATGCGTGAGGAAAACCAGTAG